In Lytechinus variegatus isolate NC3 chromosome 13, Lvar_3.0, whole genome shotgun sequence, the DNA window CCTAAAAATACAGTGATAAGGTTGAATGGAACATGTCACACTCATGAAAATAATTCTTGAAACCAAGTTTGACATGTACAGACTAGTTTTCCATTCACACTCGACATCACATGCCTACAGATCAGATCAAAACTCCAGAGAGGTGATCTTTGAGAGTGGTCCAGAATACTTAGGACCAGGAACACACGTTTATGTGAACCAagcatttccttttttttcgaggggtgggggagggggggcggGCTTCTTTTCACAATCTAATGCCTATAAATCTGCGGCAAGTGTTACCCAACTGTTAAATTCACTCAAATGGAATCCTCTCCAAGAGAGACGCGAAGCACACCGTTTAAGCTGTTTCTTCAAGATGTTACATGGCAAACTGGAGATACCCGAGCAAATACTAAACCTAAGCCAAACAGGAACAGACGGGGACATTCTTTCCAGCTTGAGGTACCTTCTTCCAGGCTCGATGTATACAAGAACTCTTTCTTTCCCCGCACAATTGCATCGTGGAATGATCTCCACCCTACCCTGGTATGTCAAAGCGAACCCAGATAAATTCAAAGCTGCAATTCTAAAAACTCCCTAAATCCACCCTCAACCACCACAACCTCCAGTTAAAATTCCATCAGGAGTATTTTGGAGGAATTACAACCAAGTACCAAGtaatgttgtaagttagagccattacgggatcggagttcggttcggaagttttgctcctaaaatcggaatcggttcggatatcggatcggaagatattcaaaaacaaaaaaatacattaaaatttgtatgtggccggcgcgtggacgaatgcggcacgctacactgatggcagtatttgttttgatctccgacaaaagcggaggaagaagatgatgagttgttttgatctccgacataatcggaggaaggaaaataagataatgacgttccagcgcgcgacactactgccgatcaacgataggcctcttctctacaacatcgtggtgatggcggagtctgtcgtgaacttttagaggccgcattacttaccgaaaaggacgcactattatccaaagttgtttaccatgatattcaccttctctacaatatcgtggtgatggcggaggtaatcgtaaactcttagaggtcGCATGActtcccgaaaaagacgcattattatccaaagttgtttaccatgatattcaccttctctacaacatcgtagtgatggcggaggtaatcgtaatctcataaaggtcgcatgacctcccgaaaaagacgcattattatcaagagttgtttaccgtgatattcaccttctctacaacatcgtagtgatggcggaggtaaactcttaaaggtcgcatgacctcccgaaaaagacgcattattatcaagagttgtttaccgtgatattcaccttctctacaacatcgtagtgatggcggaagtaatcgtaaactcttaaaggtcgcatgacctcccgaaaaagacgcattattatccagagttgtttaccatgatattcaccttctctacaacatcgtagtgatggcggaggtaatcgtaatctcataaaggtcgcatgacctcccgaaaaagacgcattattatcaagagttgtttaccgtgatattcaccttctctacaacaacgtagtgatggcggaggtaaactcttaaaggtcgcatgacctcccgaaaaagacgcattattatccagagttgtttaccgtgatattcaccttctctacaacatcgtagtgatggcggaggtaaactcttaaaggtcgcatgacctcccgaaaaagacgcattattatcaagagttgtttaccgtgatattcaccttctctacaacaacgtagtgatggcggaggtaaactcttaaaggtcgcatgacctcccgaaaaagacgcattattatcaagcgttgtttaccgtgatattcaccttctctacaacatcgtagtgatggcggaggtaatcgtaaactcataaaggtcgcatgacctcccgaaaaagacgcactattatccaaagttgttagAGATGattttcaccttctctacaacatcgtagtgatagcggaggtaatcgtaaactcttagaggacgtatagtcagatagtcgtaaatattaccgcgcatgtcagcgtgttcaactaaatcttatttgcctccgcttaagatcaaaacatatcgtcttttcgttgtttttcttcctccatttttgtcggagatcaaaacaaattatcatcatcatcatcgttttgttcttccccgattatgtcggagatcaaaacaaatcataatcttcttctccacctgcctttccgctaatatcggagataaaaacaaatcattattttcttcccctttatcttcttttccttccaccgcttttgtctgagatcaaaacaaatcaccagcgcatttcgacggcaaacatgtcgccacgtgtttttttgttgttgtcttgttatgttttggtttttccgatccgatttttCCCCACTGGGCAAAAatcggagttcggaaaaatgtagaaaaaagggggaaatcggatcggatcgggaattggaataaaaatcggttacagcATTAGTACCAAGTATTGGATGAATTTTAACATTGGAAGTGAATGGGGATTTTCAAaggctcttttttttatttccagggctcttttaaGCATTTCGGGGGCAAACTTGCCCCGAGCCCCCAATGCCTGCATCCATACCCACTGCTCCACTGCCACAATCTACATGCAGATCGCTCTTAACGATGGGATCGGTCCGGCAACTGAGTGAGAACGGGTCAACACTCCACATGCACTTGTACATTTCTGGCATGCAATTGAGTGTTTGAATACCAACCAGCAGAaacattgtatgtacatgtcAAACTGTATTGATTGCTGACTTGGGTACTGGTTTCAGGAAATACATGCATTATAAAAACAAGGAAATCTTGTCCAACATCCAAGGCTATCCTTGAGAGTGTGAAACTGTAACTTATAGCCCAAGTCAAACCCAACGGCAGAGTGATGAAACAGTCTGTActatgcttgttttatttttttttttttttcacatcaaaATGTTATCCTGGTGGATATCATATGGctttattctacatgtatatgatcatTTTTGTAATATGTATCTTGTGATTCTCATCATTCTCCTGTACTTAGGAGAAcgaaacatttggaacaagatagcttgtgtgaaaacagaaaaatctaagaaacagatcaacgaaagtttgagaaaaatcggacaaataatgagaaagttatgaacatttgaatattgcgatcactaatgctatggagatcttcaaattggcaatgcaacaaagatgtgtgatgtcacttgtgaacaactctccccattactttagtatatattttacttaaattgcctcttttatcacatctatcaggggatcatgtgttctttctattaAAAGGAGGGCacgtaatacagatttttaaagaatatcacagataaagagtttgtatcaccataagaaagagcaaaaagagacattttggggtattttagtccatcaaagggaaaagaggatctccatagcatttatagtaatattcaaatgctcataactttctcattgtttgtccaatttttctcaaactttctttgttcttattcttcgattttttctgtttcgacacaagcctacttgttccaaaggtttcatttccctttaaaagCACTGTGTCAGAAGTCTATGCAGTGTCTTTATGCAGGAATTCTGATACAAACGCGCTACAACCTGTATGCATAGACCTTCACCATTTCTGCATTCTCCATTGTTTAGTCTGAGACGAAATTCAGATATTTGACAAGGTGACGAGGTCAACTATTGAAAGATTTGGGGGTAGTATTGAAACGTAAAATTATAAATTGCttcaaacaatgaaagaaaaaaaataccattcacATGATCTTCAACAGTAAACAACTTCGTGTATTTGGCTGAAATTCTGCCCACACCGAgacatttgtatgtacatgtaaagtacGCAGACATACCCAAAAACTTCATGTAATTGGCTAGCAAGTTGCTGTAATTTGCTCATGTGATAAACTTCCCGATGCGTTAGGTCTGCTCAAAACtgattattttgtattaatgaATATGGAGAACATAACCTGTTCtagcaaaatataaataaaaggaTTAACTTACCAGTTCCATTCATTATTCCTGAATCCCTTGCAGGGGGACTTCTTGGTGTTCtagatggtggtggtgggggcGGTCCTGAACCCACTATTGATGGCGGTCTCTGTCTATCCCTGGATGGTGGGGGAGGGCCACTACCTGGACCGGTTGACGTTCTGTTTGGCGGCGGTGGTGGCGCCCTCGACGATAAATTTGACGTTGACGGAGGCCTGCCCTGACTTCTGGAAGgcggaggtggtggtggtgcatTCCCCGGCCTGGCGCTGTCTCTTGGGGGTGGGGGCGGCCTGCCACCGTGGGGCGGCCTTGAAGGCGGTGGCGGTGGTGGACCTGTACTGGGACCATTGGAGAGTTTATTATCGAGCCTCGCCTGAGGGGGTGGAGGCGGGGCCGGCGACCCTTTAGGGGGATCTCTCTTAGGGGGCGGGGGCGCTCTACTATTCCTCGAAGGTATAGtcgaagggggagggggtggtggAAAATTATTACTTGAGGGTtttgaggatgataatgatggaggTGGTGGGGGGAAACTTGTGGAAGGGGGTCTTGGAGGTCTACTGCTATTTGGGGGTGGAGGGGGTGGTGCCCGGTCTGCCCCGTGCCCATTACTGCTGCCTTTATTACTCATTCTGGCTGACACTGGATTGTGAGTGTTCTTTGGTTGGCTGGGCAGTGGCCGTGAGCCCCCGACGGGAGGGGGTAACGGGCGTGACGTATGTGGTCCGCCGCTTGGCTTGTTGTCTCTGGTTCCACCACTGTTACCAAAATTGTGTCTTGGGGGTTGAGGTGACGTAGATGGGCCCCTGTTGCTATGATTGACATGGTTTGATGAAGGTGCATGTAATGAAGGTGCGTTTGAGTGTGCtgagaggaaggaaggaaagaaagaaacagcATGCTCAGTATTAAATCAACCTCTAAATATTATCcagtgaaatatataattagtGAATTTGCAACCTTGTGAATTGGGTAAAGTAAGAATTCTGTCATATCTACATGTCAAATTTAATAATATCTAAGAGTTCCAACATTcaatagcatacatgtacatgacttcaAGTTGAATCATTGCATCTAACGTAATGTACACCCTAAAGCCAAAGTTTTCGACATTGCTGAAAACAGCTACGTACGgatattaaaaaaactttttattttgtaaccAACAGTTGCATTTAAATACACATTCATAAATTGGGGGCAAAACAAAGGAactatcaaaaaaataaaagaagtctGGGCTgcattataatttgaaatattgaattgtCAAATTACATATTTGTGTTTTTCCTTCTCAGTACCACTAAGGTACTGTATGTAAACTGAAGCAGAGCAGCTTTGGGACAATGTACTTTCATGTATGAATGAACAGATGAAGCTTGGGTTGGGGATCtaactacatgtaaatgtataagGAATTCAAATTTGACAGACATCAAAAACAAGGATTTCCCCCAACATCAGCTGAAAGAatcacatatatacatgtacaatatattaaattattgagaaaaaagGAATTCCTTAATATGCGCTTTATTACTCAAACGCACAAAATACGacatgattttaataaatataattgaattggcgtttgataataaaatgacttgtgaataaatatataatacatcTAAGAACTGGTGCATGTTGTAAAACAATTGAGTTTAACTAAATTAACATATGCATGTACGGTTATATGTTAATATGGTGATCTCTAAAGTCAGAGACAGTATTAACTGTTTGACATCCCCATTTCAGTTGTTATATTTCAAGTGTAAGGTCATTTGAAGGGCAATCATGTCATACAATGATCTTTTTAATCTTTCCACAACTTTTGCGTATTTCCAAGGCCTTTTCACATTAAATAGATTTTATACACATCCACAGAGATTTATTTGTGTGAACAGTCTAATAAGaacaggggcctgtttcataaagctgttcgtaagttacaaatgacttcacgcacgactggtgatcatttgttgtgctaaatgatatatccctatgtatTAACTGATTTAGTGCCTAagggccaccgcacaccttacgacccgactggtcgccgactggcttgcgactgagtgaggggagatgtgacgtcacagctcttgtcagcttgagcgtcgcagaccggtcagagacaagttgCAAGGAAAATCGgtaggatttgacatgtcgaatccttatgactggatcgcaagctcaatccaacctccagccaatcagacagcagagttgcataacgcgtattatgataaacaacgcgcatatGCAGTAATGAGCGaaatttctcagatgctatgccaaaaagcaaaaagcgcatgcgtgagccgcagatcggatcgcaaggtgtgcggtgtcgaggcttatgactgccttgcgattcatctcccttCACTCAGTCGAAAGCCAGTCCCCGACCAGTCTGGTCTCAATTATTAGGTGGCCTtaagaacaggttccagtcatgcgtaaagttctgcgtaactttacaaacagcttaatgaaacaccaCATAGTTCACTGAAACAATTAATTTGgactatttttgttttagaccaggggggtgtttcacaaagatttaagtatgacttagagtcgcacttaaataccgagttgcgtatggtatgaaaggcttgaccgcattggtcagattgtgtcatgaggacgcgcactaatgcgtatctatcaataagatcgcgcgttgcatatcatgtacgcgtcggcatttaagtgcgacttaagtcatgcttaaatctttgtgaaacaccccccctgaAATCTAACTACAATGTATGCAAGGTGTGCTGGGtgataaagctgttcgtaaagttacgcacaattttacgcacgactggaaccttTTCTTAGGCACTAATcagttacatagggatatcacatagcacatgaaatggtcaccagtcgtgcgtaaagtcattcgtaacttacaaacagctttatgaaacgggccccaggggtgTTTATCCAATTAACTAAAGCCATTAAAACATGATTGcttcattttattataagaTATTGTATACCAAGAGAATCAGAGTGCTGTGGTAGTGCTCCTGAATATACTCTGTGTGTCTCCCACatgcattttgaataaacaGGGCTACAATTACACATTCAAATGAATCATATATAATTACGAAAGTGGTGACTATTTAAGTCATGCATAAATAGCTGAACcaaatctccccccccctcgatcGAATTATTAAAGAAAAGACAAGTATTTTATTCAAGGCCAGGTCATTACATTacgttcatatttttttaaacgttCAAccgttttttcttgttttacatacatgtatgggggAGTGTAAACGGTCAACAAAACTGCAAGACGGACATGTTTTTCACAGTTGTTTCAATGGCGGTTTATTGTTTTGACTCAGCCCTACTGTCATTTCATCTCACCTGAACTgccacctcctcctcctctcatTCCTGATGGTTTCAATTTGGGCATTCCTCCTGCAAATAAACCTCCAAGAcctccacctcctcctcctcctccaaatcctcctccccctcctcctcctcctccccctcctcctcctccaccgcCTCCTCCTCCTATTCCGCCTCCTCCACTAGGTTTTGATGGACCTTTAGAAACGAAAGAATAGAAGGGCAAAATTATCAAAGGTTCCTACATGTAGTAAAGAATTGGtcaacaaatataaaattacacagagttgtgctcaaaagttagcaaaccccaccacaaaatgcacgaCTCCATGCTGAGTGTTATGtgtagacaacaacactgcAGTGTTCATCAAGCCCAGAGGAACAATCTTTATTGAATGTGTTCATAAACAAATGTGCCACTAAATGATTTTTTGACAAATTTGTAATTGGTGAGAAAAGGACAAAACAAGCATTGCATTCCAGCCAGATGTCAGGGTGtttcccggggggccacttacattgacgagtggataccatgcgcgaccaaaaaacacgtaaaaaggatgactttttcacgatagggcacgttacgtacgtaacgtgataagggtgtcaaaaacacaaaaataatgaaaaaagggtatctatttcgctaggaaaattacatATTTAGGGTCGACTTTGCGGGgatcataaaacaaattaaaatgttttataaaggatgtcctttttgcccaaacacttcgtgtttagagtccgatttgcacgaggtgtagaaggtggggtcgtactaaaccaaataaggtaaagcagacgaccgaaggacccgtaacaataaaacattcctgtacttgttaggggttcatttcagggaatatttgccaagagtatcgttttctttccaatacttgttaagggtaggatttcacacggcaatacttgttaaggggtgcattttcagaatatggaaattacgtgtttagaaTTCATGATTTCACAGTGCTAGGGTTTATATAAAGAAGTGGATCTAGATCTACTGTATCATGGTGAATATTAACCTAGATTAAGACttcctcatgaaataattgtttgctacAGTTACTTTGCTTTATCATTTCTTGGATAAAGCGTATGTAATATGTAAGTACCAATTATTCTCATTAATTCATAGTATCATTTACCATGAATTCAATGAATTACCTACCTAGCATAGGTTTGCTTTTGTCGACATTACtgtcattttgattttcattcctTTGTGAATATTCCCAAGAAGCactaattatttcatatttattttaccaTAAATTACTTACCTAGCACAGGTTTGCTTTTGTCGACCGTTACTGTCTTTTTGAGTTTCATTCCTTTGTGAATGTCCCCAAGAAGCGCTCCTCTGGATTTCTGCTCGTTCTTGGAGAGGTTGGGCTTGGTTGTGTTGGCCTGGTTCAGGgtgggtgggggagggggcccCGGCGGGGGCGGCGGGGGTGGTGGTGGCATCTTTTCAGAGGGTCCCTGATCTAGATCCCTCTCTCAGCCTACTCGGTCTCCCTCTTGTTATCTGAGTGGAATGATGGCGGTAGGAGAGTTCTTACAACATCCAAGAAATGGTAtctgaaacaaacaaaaaggaaATGCTTCATTTGAGGATAgacttaatatttcattagaAAAGCTTTTCATTTCTCCAGGATTGATGACCTG includes these proteins:
- the LOC121426094 gene encoding WAS/WASL-interacting protein family member 1-like isoform X3, yielding MPPPPPPPPPGPPPPPTLNQANTTKPNLSKNEQKSRGALLGDIHKGMKLKKTVTVDKSKPVLGPSKPSGGGGIGGGGGGGGGGGGGGGGGGGFGGGGGGGGLGGLFAGGMPKLKPSGMRGGGGGSSGPPPPPPSRPPHGGRPPPPPRDSARPGNAPPPPPPSRSQGRPPSTSNLSSRAPPPPPNRTSTGPGSGPPPPSRDRQRPPSIVGSGPPPPPPSRTPRSPPARDSGIMNGTDDFEGRFNFKSSSRFPNPPAFKKNQKTYPSKQPNRQNSAMYFTSDQANAHSNGTKRGQPPAPPRQ
- the LOC121426094 gene encoding WAS/WASL-interacting protein family member 1-like isoform X2 yields the protein MPPPPPPPPPGPPPPPTLNQANTTKPNLSKNEQKSRGALLGDIHKGMKLKKTVTVDKSKPVLGPSKPSGGGGIGGGGGGGGGGGGGGGGGGGFGGGGGGGGLGGLFAGGMPKLKPSGMRGGGGGSSAHSNAPSLHAPSSNHVNHSNRGPSTSPQPPRHNFGNSGGTRDNKPSGGPHTSRPLPPPVGGSRPLPSQPKNTHNPVSARMSNKGSSNGHGADRAPPPPPPNSSRPPRPPSTSFPPPPPSLSSSKPSSNNFPPPPPPSTIPSRNSRAPPPPKRDPPKGSPAPPPPPQARLDNKLSNGPSTGPPPPPPSRPPHGGRPPPPPRDSARPGNAPPPPPPSRSQGRPPSTSNLSSRAPPPPPNRTSTGPGSGPPPPSRDRQRPPSIVGSGPPPPPPSRTPRSPPARDSGIMNGTDDFEGRFNFKSSSRFPNPPAFKKNQKTYPSKQPNRQSTKRGQPPAPPRQ
- the LOC121426094 gene encoding WAS/WASL-interacting protein family member 1-like isoform X1, which produces MPPPPPPPPPGPPPPPTLNQANTTKPNLSKNEQKSRGALLGDIHKGMKLKKTVTVDKSKPVLGPSKPSGGGGIGGGGGGGGGGGGGGGGGGGFGGGGGGGGLGGLFAGGMPKLKPSGMRGGGGGSSAHSNAPSLHAPSSNHVNHSNRGPSTSPQPPRHNFGNSGGTRDNKPSGGPHTSRPLPPPVGGSRPLPSQPKNTHNPVSARMSNKGSSNGHGADRAPPPPPPNSSRPPRPPSTSFPPPPPSLSSSKPSSNNFPPPPPPSTIPSRNSRAPPPPKRDPPKGSPAPPPPPQARLDNKLSNGPSTGPPPPPPSRPPHGGRPPPPPRDSARPGNAPPPPPPSRSQGRPPSTSNLSSRAPPPPPNRTSTGPGSGPPPPSRDRQRPPSIVGSGPPPPPPSRTPRSPPARDSGIMNGTDDFEGRFNFKSSSRFPNPPAFKKNQKTYPSKQPNRQNSAMYFTSDQANAHSNGTKRGQPPAPPRQ